A region from the bacterium genome encodes:
- a CDS encoding FlgD immunoglobulin-like domain containing protein has product MKSFLAPLLFPSSNTHPDGLSGHYGEPGRTGILTVLAEKGEEMVLPRLIGPANPDCFIPIKYCFTQMDPIGGANSMSEKIRYLIQIALLSASALYLTASLASGYLDTAFSFPGEQSAPATFLLRRFVMGSGGLTSSNETFLLHSTSGEGWISTSSGLNYRMQAGYWNSLSTAEAVSVPISEIEENPLIFRLYQNYPNPFNPQTTFMYDLGKETLVCAEIVNSVGQTVRHFNAEMRQAGHYQMVWDAKDDAGHPMGSGVYLFILRAEETRSADGGPVKVIEKSIKILLIK; this is encoded by the coding sequence TTGAAATCATTCCTTGCTCCCCTTCTCTTCCCATCCTCCAATACCCATCCTGATGGGCTTTCTGGGCATTATGGCGAGCCAGGCAGGACCGGTATCCTGACAGTGCTTGCTGAAAAAGGAGAGGAAATGGTACTGCCACGTCTCATCGGACCTGCAAATCCCGATTGCTTCATCCCTATCAAATACTGCTTTACGCAAATGGATCCTATTGGAGGGGCAAATTCTATGAGTGAAAAAATCCGTTATCTGATTCAAATCGCTCTGTTGTCCGCATCGGCCCTTTATCTGACTGCTTCTTTGGCCTCAGGCTATTTGGATACGGCCTTTTCCTTCCCTGGCGAACAGTCTGCTCCCGCCACTTTCCTGCTGCGCCGTTTCGTGATGGGGAGCGGCGGACTCACCTCAAGTAATGAGACATTCCTCCTCCATTCGACTTCAGGAGAAGGATGGATTAGCACCTCCTCAGGACTTAACTACCGCATGCAGGCAGGATACTGGAATTCGCTCTCGACGGCTGAAGCGGTCTCTGTACCCATAAGTGAGATCGAGGAAAATCCCCTGATCTTCCGTCTCTATCAGAATTATCCCAATCCCTTCAATCCCCAGACAACTTTTATGTATGATCTTGGAAAAGAGACCCTGGTTTGCGCTGAAATCGTTAATTCCGTCGGGCAGACGGTTCGACATTTTAATGCTGAAATGAGACAAGCTGGGCATTATCAGATGGTCTGGGATGCCAAGGACGATGCCGGACACCCAATGGGCTCGGGTGTTTATCTGTTTATTCTTCGGGCAGAAGAGACCCGAAGTGCTGACGGTGGTCCGGTAAAAGTAATCGAAAAGAGTATCAAGATCCTCCTTATAAAATAA
- a CDS encoding MFS transporter, with protein MELVDGKPLHSRAFRWRRFLNWFPLGLTYAFLYMGRYNLTVSKNALGELMTKADFGTIFGAGTLTYAFSFLLNGPLTDRIGGKRAMLIGSAGAALMNVAMGILTWLLLTGGVQFNMVLWFSLLYAANMYFQSFGAVAIVKTNSNWFHIRERGTFGGIFGILISLGLYFAFDWGQFIVNATVANPQKLSFLQRGLRSLLAVDGSSGIDQTWWLFFVPAIVLGIFFLLDLLILREKPSGAGFADFNTGDATSGEGDRHYSTWQIIIKVLTNPILITIACIEFCSGVMRNGIMHWYLIFTADMGYAKDFYITANWGFLLMIAGVFGGILAGWISDKVFGSRRGPVAALLYGVLLLSTLAMWPFVTRTNNGVADTLQLTIQPKQIAKYAAVLPLSLGQIEEKVAARYTLEKVDSLIWKIHAADKSSLTASRIADIPLAEYQRFNKYKNKNETMRIQVKEIGTVQGAPVDTRAYALGFIVVLMSLAVIGVHGMLSGTSTMDFGGTRGAATATGLIDGFVYLGTGVQSLSLGFLTSHSWNYWPPFLVPFALIGLVLAIRIWHAFPDAKRKAH; from the coding sequence ATGGAACTTGTTGACGGCAAACCCCTTCACAGCCGCGCCTTCCGCTGGCGCCGCTTTCTGAACTGGTTCCCCCTCGGCCTCACCTACGCCTTTCTCTACATGGGGCGCTACAACCTCACCGTCTCCAAAAATGCCCTGGGCGAGCTGATGACCAAAGCTGACTTCGGCACCATCTTCGGAGCCGGAACCCTGACCTACGCCTTCTCCTTTCTCCTCAATGGCCCCCTCACCGATCGCATCGGCGGCAAGCGCGCCATGCTCATCGGCTCCGCCGGGGCGGCGCTGATGAACGTCGCCATGGGCATACTCACCTGGCTTCTCCTCACCGGCGGAGTGCAGTTCAACATGGTCCTCTGGTTTTCGCTCCTCTATGCCGCCAATATGTATTTCCAGAGCTTCGGCGCCGTCGCCATCGTCAAGACCAACTCCAACTGGTTCCATATCCGCGAGCGCGGCACCTTCGGCGGCATCTTTGGTATCCTCATCTCCCTCGGCCTCTATTTCGCCTTCGATTGGGGCCAGTTCATCGTCAACGCCACCGTCGCCAATCCGCAAAAGCTCAGCTTCCTGCAGCGCGGGCTCCGCAGCCTCCTGGCCGTTGACGGCTCGAGCGGCATTGACCAGACGTGGTGGCTCTTTTTCGTTCCGGCCATCGTCCTTGGGATCTTTTTCCTTCTCGACCTCCTCATCCTGCGCGAAAAACCCTCAGGCGCCGGCTTTGCCGATTTCAACACCGGTGATGCCACCAGCGGTGAGGGCGACCGCCACTACTCCACCTGGCAAATCATTATCAAGGTCCTGACCAATCCGATCCTGATCACCATCGCCTGTATCGAGTTCTGCTCCGGGGTGATGCGCAACGGCATCATGCACTGGTATCTGATCTTCACCGCGGATATGGGCTATGCCAAGGACTTTTATATTACGGCGAATTGGGGATTTTTGCTGATGATCGCCGGCGTCTTTGGCGGCATCCTCGCTGGCTGGATCTCCGACAAGGTCTTCGGCTCACGCCGCGGCCCGGTCGCCGCCCTGCTCTATGGTGTTTTGCTCCTCAGCACCCTGGCGATGTGGCCTTTCGTCACCCGCACGAACAACGGTGTAGCCGATACTCTGCAGTTGACCATCCAGCCGAAGCAGATTGCCAAATACGCCGCGGTGCTGCCCCTCTCCCTCGGCCAAATCGAGGAGAAGGTAGCGGCGCGTTACACCCTGGAAAAAGTCGATAGCCTCATCTGGAAGATTCATGCCGCCGACAAGAGCAGTCTGACCGCCTCGCGGATCGCCGACATCCCGCTCGCCGAATACCAGCGCTTCAACAAGTACAAGAACAAGAACGAAACCATGAGGATCCAAGTCAAAGAGATCGGCACCGTCCAGGGGGCTCCGGTCGACACCCGCGCTTACGCGCTCGGCTTCATCGTCGTCCTGATGTCTCTGGCGGTCATCGGCGTCCATGGCATGCTCTCCGGCACCTCGACCATGGATTTCGGCGGCACCCGGGGTGCGGCGACCGCAACCGGTTTGATCGACGGTTTTGTCTATCTCGGCACCGGTGTCCAGTCCCTCTCCCTCGGTTTTCTCACCAGCCACAGCTGGAACTACTGGCCCCCCTTTCTGGTGCCTTTCGCCCTGATAGGCCTGGTGCTGGCGATTCGCATCTGGCACGCCTTTCCCGACGCCAAACGCAAAGCCCATTAA
- a CDS encoding ATP-dependent helicase, producing the protein MEPLLPQIMDLPEYIAALPSGPGQPDPFAAFGLEQTDFRRLCAALEERGLRYEAVRASQAAAASAGTGALLLWQDLTIAELAGRLELLLNRILLPARLAWRPLLWLSGPTREAYALPVRSAALHTDPERLRQALYFEQLCSFWKAPATIPSDPAPLYALDENLDPSQRTAAAHLFGPIRVLAPAGSGKTRTLINRIIHLLNQGIEPGQIIALAFNKKAADEMVGRLQNRGIAIARRLHQPGVVVRTFHGFGYEIIRRALGWSYDGRNEQEKLRQLMQQAVAPHHQLTQRRNQDALEPFLAALNRAKMDLLLEEKMTAETEEGSVPFAPIFAEFVKLQKKSHFCNFDDMIYLPLVLLLERSELRQELQERFQFVLVDEFQDLNAAQILLMNLLALPQNNLFVVGDDDQMIYGWRGAEVRHILDFTQRYGGAVDCTLTTNYRSARAIVRHASWLISHNRHRVAKPMGTPPAAAPGCVEFRSCGSLWEQAKQAAGWISTRQAAGGGEWRDFAILFRYHAYKYIAAILLDAAGVPHTPVDGSSLAQTAAGRDLHAWLAVILKGETAPVEALKRTLKRPNRFFPNHFINGITTQEDLAYAAESEEVEDWLRQALQTYLGDLQYLRELITHKQKPDAYLAHMSMIIGLQDFYQQQKRPFMALDEAGLEVLLEVLISVASSFTSIREFYDALDRAVANPEPPVSPDASFAGVTLSTIHAAKGREFRNVILYNFNGPGSCPEEEIEEERRVAYVAATRAGEALLVLGPAASPASFLSELAFNPLLAKHSNRSLARDIERLRLDLSRNKRRKTGTEGMLQAMESELALRRSLGWSKP; encoded by the coding sequence ATGGAGCCTCTACTCCCGCAAATAATGGATCTGCCGGAGTATATCGCCGCCCTGCCTTCAGGGCCGGGGCAGCCGGATCCTTTCGCCGCTTTCGGTCTCGAGCAAACCGATTTCCGCCGCCTTTGCGCCGCCCTGGAGGAGCGCGGTCTGCGCTACGAGGCCGTGCGCGCCAGCCAGGCAGCCGCCGCGAGCGCCGGAACCGGTGCTCTGTTGTTGTGGCAGGATCTGACCATCGCCGAGTTGGCCGGCCGTCTCGAACTCCTGCTGAATCGCATTCTCCTGCCGGCGCGCCTAGCATGGCGGCCGCTGCTCTGGCTCTCCGGGCCCACACGCGAGGCCTATGCGTTGCCGGTGCGCAGCGCGGCGCTGCACACCGATCCGGAGCGCCTCCGGCAGGCCCTCTATTTTGAACAGCTGTGCAGCTTCTGGAAGGCTCCGGCTACAATACCTTCCGATCCGGCGCCGCTCTACGCCCTCGATGAGAATCTCGACCCGAGCCAACGCACCGCGGCCGCCCACCTCTTCGGCCCGATCCGGGTGCTGGCGCCGGCGGGCTCGGGCAAGACCCGGACCCTCATCAACCGGATCATCCACCTGCTCAACCAGGGGATTGAGCCGGGGCAGATTATAGCCCTCGCCTTCAACAAAAAAGCCGCCGATGAGATGGTCGGCCGGCTGCAGAACCGCGGCATCGCCATAGCCCGGCGCCTGCACCAGCCTGGCGTAGTGGTGCGCACGTTTCACGGATTCGGCTACGAGATCATCCGCCGCGCCCTGGGCTGGAGCTACGACGGCCGCAACGAGCAGGAAAAGCTGCGTCAGCTGATGCAGCAGGCGGTCGCCCCCCATCACCAGCTGACGCAGCGGCGCAATCAGGATGCTCTCGAGCCCTTTCTGGCCGCCCTCAACCGCGCCAAAATGGACCTGCTGCTCGAAGAAAAGATGACCGCCGAGACCGAGGAGGGCAGCGTCCCGTTCGCTCCGATCTTCGCCGAGTTCGTCAAGCTGCAAAAGAAGAGTCACTTCTGCAATTTCGATGATATGATCTACCTCCCCCTGGTGCTGCTGCTCGAACGTTCGGAGCTGCGCCAGGAACTGCAGGAGCGTTTCCAGTTTGTTCTGGTGGACGAATTCCAGGATCTCAACGCCGCGCAAATCCTGCTGATGAACCTCCTCGCCCTGCCGCAGAACAATCTCTTTGTCGTCGGCGACGACGATCAGATGATTTACGGCTGGCGCGGTGCAGAGGTGCGTCATATTCTCGATTTCACCCAGCGCTACGGCGGGGCAGTCGATTGCACGCTGACCACCAACTATCGTTCGGCGCGGGCGATTGTGCGCCATGCCAGCTGGCTGATCAGCCACAACCGCCACCGCGTCGCCAAGCCGATGGGCACACCTCCTGCGGCCGCCCCGGGATGCGTCGAGTTCAGGAGCTGCGGCTCGCTCTGGGAACAGGCCAAACAGGCGGCCGGATGGATCAGCACGCGCCAGGCGGCCGGCGGCGGAGAATGGCGCGATTTTGCCATCCTCTTCCGCTATCATGCCTATAAGTACATCGCCGCCATCCTCCTCGATGCCGCCGGCGTGCCGCACACCCCAGTCGACGGCAGCAGCTTGGCGCAGACGGCGGCCGGCCGTGACCTCCACGCCTGGCTCGCTGTGATCCTCAAGGGCGAGACGGCGCCTGTCGAGGCGCTGAAACGGACGCTCAAGCGACCAAATCGGTTCTTTCCCAACCATTTCATCAACGGGATCACAACACAGGAGGATCTGGCTTATGCGGCCGAATCGGAGGAGGTGGAGGATTGGCTGCGCCAGGCGCTCCAGACCTATCTGGGCGATCTGCAGTATTTGCGCGAGCTGATCACGCATAAGCAAAAGCCGGACGCCTACCTGGCCCACATGAGCATGATCATCGGATTGCAAGATTTTTATCAGCAGCAGAAACGGCCCTTCATGGCCCTGGACGAGGCGGGCCTCGAGGTGCTTCTCGAGGTGCTGATCAGTGTCGCCTCCTCTTTTACCTCGATCCGCGAATTCTACGATGCACTCGACCGCGCTGTGGCCAATCCCGAGCCCCCCGTGTCTCCTGATGCCAGTTTTGCCGGCGTCACCCTCTCGACCATCCATGCAGCCAAGGGAAGAGAGTTCCGGAATGTGATCCTTTATAATTTTAACGGACCGGGGTCCTGCCCCGAAGAGGAGATTGAGGAAGAACGGCGGGTGGCCTACGTCGCCGCGACCCGGGCCGGCGAGGCGCTGCTCGTCCTCGGCCCCGCCGCTTCCCCCGCAAGCTTTCTCAGCGAACTGGCCTTTAACCCGCTGCTGGCCAAACACTCCAACCGCAGCCTGGCTCGGGATATCGAGCGTCTCCGCCTCGATCTCAGCCGCAACAAGAGACGTAAAACGGGGACGGAAGGGATGCTGCAGGCGATGGAATCAGAGCTCGCCCTGCGTAGGTCCCTGGGATGGTCCAAACCATGA
- the mgrA gene encoding L-glyceraldehyde 3-phosphate reductase, translating to MPYQADEKRYDRDLYRRCGRRGLKLPAISLGLWHNFGGVDVFENGRAIVRRAFDLGITHFDLANNYGPPPGSAEENFGKILAQDLHPWRDELVISTKAGYWMWNGPYGEWGSRKNLLASLDQSLKRLGLDYVDIFYSHRPDPDTPLEETMGALDQAVRSGRALYAGISNYSAEMTARAAAILRDLGTPCLIHQPKYNLFTRWIEEGLTDVLEREGIGCIAFSPLAQGLLTNRYLQGVPAGSRASKPHGFLRPEQITEESLGKVRRLNELAQRRGQSLAQMAIAWVLRLPQMTSALIGASSVAQLEDSLGALNHLAFSEEELREIGEIL from the coding sequence ATGCCCTATCAAGCAGATGAAAAACGCTACGACAGAGACCTTTACCGTCGCTGCGGCCGCCGCGGACTCAAGCTGCCGGCGATTTCGCTGGGGCTCTGGCACAACTTCGGCGGTGTCGACGTATTTGAAAACGGCCGCGCCATTGTCCGCCGCGCCTTCGATCTGGGCATCACCCACTTCGATCTCGCCAACAACTACGGGCCGCCGCCCGGATCGGCTGAGGAGAATTTCGGCAAAATCCTCGCCCAGGACCTCCACCCCTGGCGCGATGAGCTGGTCATCTCCACCAAGGCGGGCTACTGGATGTGGAACGGTCCCTACGGCGAATGGGGCTCGCGCAAGAATCTCCTTGCCAGCCTTGATCAGAGTCTCAAACGATTGGGGCTCGACTATGTCGATATCTTTTATTCGCATCGCCCCGATCCGGATACCCCGTTGGAGGAGACGATGGGCGCGCTCGACCAGGCTGTGCGCAGCGGCCGGGCGCTCTATGCCGGCATTTCCAACTATTCTGCGGAGATGACCGCGCGGGCGGCCGCCATCCTCCGCGATCTCGGAACGCCCTGCCTCATCCACCAGCCCAAATACAACCTCTTCACCCGCTGGATAGAGGAGGGGCTGACCGACGTGCTCGAACGGGAGGGCATCGGCTGCATCGCCTTCTCCCCCCTGGCGCAGGGGCTGCTGACTAACCGGTACCTTCAGGGCGTCCCCGCTGGATCACGGGCCAGCAAGCCGCACGGCTTCCTGCGGCCGGAGCAGATCACCGAGGAGAGCCTGGGCAAGGTGCGCCGGCTCAACGAGTTGGCGCAGCGCCGCGGCCAATCGCTTGCCCAGATGGCGATCGCCTGGGTGCTGCGTCTGCCGCAAATGACCTCGGCCCTGATCGGTGCCAGCAGCGTGGCCCAGCTCGAGGACAGCTTGGGGGCGTTGAATCACCTGGCTTTCAGCGAGGAGGAACTGCGCGAGATCGGCGAGATCCTCTAA
- a CDS encoding aminoglycoside phosphotransferase family protein, with product MRQELTQNQLQEIAAAFDLPGEFSSGYPFGSGHINDTYRLDYLQGSNRRCYVLQRINTAIFRHPGQLMENILRVTGHQRRKLEAAGVTDLERRVLNFEPARGGGYTTTAPDGGCWRLCQLVERTHTCDVIESVDQAFLTAAAFAGFQAGLVDLPGGRLHEIIPNFHNTTSRFADFMQAVAENRAGRAAAVAAEIEFALARRDLAPVLVNLMQQGRIPERITHNDTKLNNILLDDASGEALCVIDLDTVMPGSALYDFGDMVRSSSCTAAEDEADLARVRIDLEMFAALLRGYLSVGRNFLNPVEIDHLVLSGKLITFEQGIRFLGDYINGDTYYKIQYPEHNLVRARNQFTLVASIEEHEAEMTVLVREIVDTA from the coding sequence ATGCGCCAAGAACTCACACAGAATCAACTCCAGGAGATCGCCGCAGCCTTCGACTTGCCAGGTGAATTCTCTAGCGGCTATCCCTTCGGCTCCGGTCACATCAACGATACCTACCGCCTCGATTATCTCCAGGGGAGCAACCGGCGCTGCTACGTGCTGCAGCGTATCAACACCGCCATCTTCAGACATCCGGGCCAGCTTATGGAAAACATCTTGCGGGTTACCGGGCATCAGCGCCGCAAACTCGAGGCGGCCGGCGTAACAGACCTGGAGCGCCGGGTCCTGAACTTCGAACCAGCCCGCGGTGGCGGTTATACCACCACCGCACCCGACGGCGGCTGCTGGCGCCTCTGTCAGCTCGTCGAGCGCACCCACACCTGCGATGTCATCGAGTCGGTGGATCAGGCCTTCCTCACCGCCGCCGCTTTCGCCGGCTTTCAGGCGGGACTGGTCGACCTCCCCGGCGGCCGCCTCCATGAGATCATCCCCAACTTTCACAACACCACTTCCCGTTTTGCCGATTTCATGCAGGCGGTGGCAGAAAACCGTGCCGGCCGGGCCGCTGCCGTCGCCGCAGAAATCGAGTTCGCCCTGGCCCGCCGCGACCTCGCTCCCGTTCTGGTCAACCTCATGCAGCAGGGACGGATCCCCGAACGCATCACCCACAACGACACCAAACTCAACAACATTCTCCTCGACGACGCCAGCGGCGAAGCCCTCTGCGTTATCGATCTCGACACCGTCATGCCGGGCAGCGCCCTCTACGATTTCGGCGACATGGTGCGCAGTTCCTCCTGCACGGCGGCTGAAGACGAAGCGGATCTCGCGCGGGTGCGCATCGATCTCGAGATGTTTGCCGCGCTGCTGCGCGGCTACCTCTCGGTGGGACGGAATTTTCTCAATCCCGTCGAGATCGATCATCTGGTCCTCAGCGGCAAGCTGATCACCTTCGAGCAGGGCATCCGTTTTCTCGGAGATTATATCAACGGCGACACCTATTACAAGATCCAGTATCCGGAGCATAACCTGGTCCGCGCCCGCAATCAGTTCACCCTGGTGGCCTCCATCGAGGAACATGAGGCGGAGATGACCGTTTTAGTCCGGGAAATTGTAGACACGGCTTAA
- a CDS encoding MFS transporter gives MAETAIGSEKKGYNRFLLLVAGLGGLLYGVDVGIIAGALPYLEATSGLNAGQLSFIVAAVLLGSVISTLFAGMLADWMGRKKLMILSGILFVISIPSIALAHGYGPLVLGRLLQGISAGLIGVVVPLYLAECLSASSRGKGTGIFQWLLTLGIVTAALIAMIYSIRLDKIAALGDAARLFAAKDAAWRSIFWVSLLPGVLFVIGSFIVAESPRWLFNRGKKAAAHAALLRSRNAAQAEVELREMEESHAAEQKSRSLNGAAVKESLLKRKYVIPFLLACIILACNQATGINSIIGYNATILIQAGLSDVAAHWGYVILTAVNFLITIVGVMLVDKKGRKFLLSIGTAGIILSLIAVALLFNGVERQRVDCRDLVQQQVAADQSLQMSYTPEVASQLLAARGEAGQAIAGHPSSLIVIYSYGDFRNATKVVRSTDTLAKPITIGRASSLPANRTVAFFSNPFADLKAAQSAPLKIENALITPMPSPQRGWIIAILLFIFIAFFGVGPGICVWLALSELMPTRIRSNGMSIALLINQAVSTTIAAIFLPTVGKYGYATMFFIFAGCTVIYFITVAFFMPETKGKTLEEIEAHFSKTKI, from the coding sequence ATGGCGGAAACAGCCATCGGCTCGGAAAAGAAGGGGTACAATCGCTTTTTACTGCTGGTCGCCGGACTGGGTGGACTGCTTTACGGCGTGGATGTCGGGATCATCGCCGGCGCTCTGCCCTACCTCGAAGCGACCTCCGGATTGAACGCCGGCCAGCTCTCCTTCATCGTCGCCGCGGTGCTGCTCGGCAGCGTCATTTCCACCCTCTTCGCTGGCATGCTGGCCGACTGGATGGGGCGCAAGAAGCTGATGATCCTCAGCGGCATCCTTTTTGTCATCAGCATCCCCTCGATCGCGCTGGCGCACGGTTACGGCCCGCTGGTGTTGGGACGGTTGCTGCAGGGGATCAGTGCCGGGCTGATCGGGGTGGTGGTTCCCCTCTATCTGGCAGAGTGTTTGAGCGCCTCGAGCCGCGGCAAGGGGACGGGCATCTTCCAGTGGCTGCTGACGCTGGGCATCGTCACCGCCGCCCTCATCGCCATGATCTACAGCATCCGCCTCGACAAGATCGCCGCTCTCGGCGATGCTGCCCGGCTTTTTGCCGCCAAGGACGCCGCCTGGCGCAGCATCTTCTGGGTCTCGCTGCTGCCCGGCGTCCTCTTTGTGATCGGCAGTTTCATCGTTGCCGAATCGCCGCGCTGGCTTTTCAACCGGGGCAAAAAGGCGGCTGCGCATGCCGCGCTGTTGCGCTCGCGCAACGCGGCGCAGGCGGAGGTTGAGCTGCGAGAGATGGAGGAGAGTCATGCCGCCGAGCAGAAATCACGCAGCCTCAATGGCGCGGCGGTCAAGGAATCGCTGCTCAAGCGCAAATATGTCATCCCCTTCCTGCTCGCCTGCATCATCCTCGCCTGCAATCAAGCGACGGGGATCAATTCGATCATCGGCTACAATGCGACCATCCTCATTCAGGCCGGCCTCTCCGATGTCGCCGCGCATTGGGGTTACGTCATCCTCACTGCCGTCAATTTTCTCATCACCATCGTCGGGGTCATGCTGGTCGATAAAAAGGGACGCAAATTCCTGCTTTCGATCGGCACGGCCGGCATTATCCTCTCGCTGATCGCCGTGGCGTTGCTCTTCAACGGCGTCGAGCGCCAGCGTGTCGACTGCCGCGATCTGGTGCAACAGCAGGTGGCGGCGGACCAGTCGCTGCAGATGAGCTACACGCCCGAGGTCGCCTCGCAGTTGCTGGCAGCTCGGGGGGAGGCCGGCCAGGCCATCGCCGGTCATCCCAGCAGCCTGATCGTCATCTACTCCTATGGCGATTTCCGCAACGCCACCAAGGTCGTCCGTTCGACCGATACCCTGGCCAAACCGATCACCATCGGCCGCGCCTCGAGCCTCCCCGCCAATCGCACCGTCGCCTTCTTCAGCAATCCCTTCGCCGACCTCAAAGCGGCCCAGAGCGCACCGCTCAAGATCGAAAACGCCTTGATCACGCCGATGCCCTCGCCGCAGCGCGGCTGGATCATCGCCATCCTGCTCTTCATTTTCATCGCCTTTTTCGGGGTGGGGCCGGGAATCTGCGTCTGGCTGGCGCTTTCGGAACTGATGCCGACACGCATCCGCTCCAACGGGATGAGCATCGCCCTGCTGATCAATCAGGCGGTCTCGACCACCATCGCCGCTATCTTTCTGCCGACGGTGGGCAAGTATGGCTATGCGA